The Limanda limanda chromosome 14, fLimLim1.1, whole genome shotgun sequence genomic interval GAGAGAGTTTAACAGATTCAACTTCAGGTGTGTTGAATTTATCCGAGGGCAGAGATGCTTGAAAGGAAATTCAGGGAGTCCAGGGTAACTCCATGTCTTCTAACTTGATATTAGTGCTAGGGTCTCTGAAGATTTCTTCTTAGGAAAGAGGGACATTTACTTCCAAGAGGGCTTGTGTGAGGGTAAAAGTAAAGTGAGGTTATGAAATTGGAGTGATGATAAAAAAGTTTGTATTTCTTGGTTTGGGCCCAATACAGCCTAATATATTGGGACTGTTTCTGAAGCCAAAGATAAGATAACGAAAAATGATGGTGATTGTGTGGTCTTTGGTTGAGTATTGAGAGTGGACTGTTGGTTTTAGGTGTAGGAAGTATAGGAAAGTGCTTCTATACTTGGTTGGAACCTATTTGTGAAGCCATTTATGAGAGCAGTGGCAAGCAAGGCCTTTATTTTTATGCTATGATAGCCTCCACAGAAGGAGCATACCTGCAGGGGGCAGAAAGACTGCAGCCCAGGTGGTTGAAGTTTTTCCTTACTATCCTGCCTCCCAGGCGCAGCAGATGATGAATGATAACAGACTGGGTGGTGCATGAGAAAGAAGACTTTGGGTGCCCTTGTATGTTCCCTGGTTAAATTGCTGTTTCTGGCCAGCTGCCTAGGAAGCTAAAAGAACTTATTAGCTGTAAAAACCTGTCCCTCCAAAAAGCAAGGCCATTTCGTTTGATTGAAAGCTCACTGTTTAGCTCGGCTCTTTGTGGTGGAAAGAGAGGGTGAGGTCTGTTAGAGTTAAGTCCTTTGACCTTGAAGATGAAAGATGGCAGTGCTTGACTACACCAACATTCTTTGGAATTTCTTTGGGCTTTATATTGTTAATACAGGATGCCTCATGGCTGAAGGAGATGGGCTACATGAAGTAGGTGAATAAATAACTTAATTAGCCTGAGATTGTGCCCTGATGGTTGCTAGATAGGGCTCTTGTGCTGCTGAAAAAGTTGTAAGCTGTTGGAGAATGAGTAGAGAGAGGGGTGATAGAATGAAAGGATGTTGGTGCAAGGGAGTTATGCGAAGCCTGCACGACTGTCCAGTTTATGACAATGAGCTCTGTTGGTAAATGTGAAGATGGTCGAATCAAAGTGTAGGACGAGTGGCGCGGGGAGTAGATTACCTGGTGTATGCACCGGAAAGAGCCTGAAAACAagaaaaggatggagatgagcCTCCAGGACAAATCTTGTTTGGAGAGCTGGAGCAGAGATGCTGCTGAGGCCTATGTATGTTAGCAACCAGGCACAAATGGCTAGCCTGTGAAGTTGTTTGTGATCTGTCTACTGAGGATGACTGAAGGATAGCCAGTTTCAAACCGCTTGTCGTAGAGATCATCGTCTATATTAGGCAAGTTGATTCGCAGTTTAGGATCCATGATCAGTTATTGTTGATTAAATGTGAGCATGAATGTACAAGTGAACATTGATCTCTCTGAAGAGTCTGAGGCAAGCATAGCATGATAGATTGACCCTGTATATGTAGGCTTGACAGGTGATTTGAGGTAGGGTTGAGTTGTGATCCTGCTCCTGAACCAATGGTAACTTAATTTGTCAAGAAGATCTAAATACaggcacagacaaacacattacaAATTTTCAAAACTAATGTATGACTTACCTCCTTTCGAATGAAGtaacatttacatattattGTGTCCATGTTCATCTTAATCATGCTTGAGTGAGAGTTTTCACACCGAAGAACAAACTCTTGACTTGCActgtctttttctgtgtctttcagAGACGTCTCCAGTGCACTCCATGGGGTTTAACGTTCTCTTTAGAACAACAGGTGGCGGAACTGAAGGTGAACTCACAGGTCAAGTCGACAAAACCTTATCTGGGGGATAACAGACTCAGTTCAGGTAAAAGCATCAACTCTGTCAAAAACAAAATTGCACTGCAAAGTACACGGAACATTAAGGTTAACACAGTATCAGTTCATTCTCAATCCCAGAAGGCTGTGATTTCAGTAATTAAGTGTACTGTGTGCCTTTGTGCAGAATACAGATTTTTACAGATGTGAATGTTTAACATTTAGCTCACAATCCTATAAATGAAGATTTGTATTAGTTCATGCAGGACACAGAGTCATGTGCTCAGCTGTCATAAGCTGTCAGCTACTGAGATTTGTGTTCACTCGTCAGTCAcccaccaatcacagccctttcCCTCAACAAAGAGGTCCATTTAAATacgacctcctcctctgtgattcCTGCTCAGCTACGCTTCCACTCAGGTTCTGCTGCCGGCAACTTGCCTCCAACTTTTAGAGTCCAAACATGTTTGTGGTAAATGGTATTCATCTTGAACAAAATGTATCTTGCATGCTTACacccactgtttttttttttgcatgcgTTCCCTTTTTTATCTTAGCATGCTGCATGGCTAATCCAGGGAACATCCAAAGAGCCATCTGCGCCAAGCATAACTGGATTCCCATTTGTGCAATAAATAATATCATCATGACAAAGTGTTTCTGACTGAAGTAGTGTAGTGTTGTGCTTTTACCTCCTCCAGGAGGTTTTCACATCTGTCTGCTCTGTGTTTACTTGTgcgtttgtttattttgttggtGGGGCCATTAAAGGACCCGAATCAAACATTCAGGCAATGGTGCAGAGTAAAGTTTATGTTCATCCTACCTGCTTTATCTtaagtgtttttcattaaatgaaacaatatttgctttattactgttcaagTGCTTGGCCTTTATATAAGTTTGACTGATTTGACGAACTGGCGTAATTTATGTCAGCTATGTTTTGGCCCACGGGCTGTGAGGAGCATTGTGTCTTTAGCCCTGACCCCACTTTTtgcctgtttatttacattttatttatattgaacaAACccttaaatatacatataccaagtgtgaagccaagGAGATGAATGGTTTTCAAGATATGTGTTACACATACAGAtatgtttgtggaattagtaggtatGTAATTACAAGATAAAgtatcaaaaagaaaatatatgatTATGTGATGATggtaatatatattatacatatgtttgtgtaaatatattttaaaaatgtaaagctcCTGGTAGCTGTCATGCTCATACGTCCACAACATACTTTATAATATACAGAAAGGACTGTTGCATTAATTCCCATTCTTTGTCTTCCATTTGCAATGGTCAGGATACTGTAGTTGTAACACCAAAAATAATACTGATCatttatgttgtattttctttgtttgtcagGAGATGTCCTTGTAACGCAGAAAAATGGATCTCCTGAATCAAATTATCAACCTGTGATCCCAAGTTCCCTTTTAGTCCCTGAGGGTACAGAAGAGACGGAGATAGGAGAATCATGGCAATCAGACACAACGAGACAAGCCACGGTTACTGATGCCTTTGGGGTGATGAGGAATGATGATCCCAGTCAGGAAGATTATCAACAAGCTCAAAAAGTAGAGAATTACATATTTGGTCTTATCCAACGCAGAGTTTTACCCATGCGCCCCTCTAAGCCCCGCACCAGCCTCTCACATGATGCCCGAGTTGTCACTGTTGTGAGGCAGAGTAGTTTATGCCGTAAGGATGAACAAGATTCACTAAAGCAGGTGTCTGTTCAACAGATCTCAACTCTGTCCCAGTGTTCAGAGGGAACTGCCTCACAGGCTTGCCAAAATGTGGATCAGAAATGTCATCTAGGGACCAAGTTAAATGAAGAGGCCTCACCCTTATACCACAACCACCTCCTCCAAAGTGTCCCGCATCAACCAGGATTTTATCACAAGCCAAGGCAGGCCTCTATGGTTCACACATCCAGCTCAACCTTGCCAGACTATCTATCTTGCAGTGTGCAGCCAGCCAAACAAGACTCCAGCAATAGTGAAACCGATTCAACCCTGATTCATAACTACCAGCCAGCTCCAGCTGTGTCAAAGACTCACTATCCACCTTCTCCTGTTGGGCAGTTGGTCAATGCAGAGTATATTCCAGCCCAGCCCTGTCGAGCCTACACCAGAGCTTATGCCCAGTATCACTCCAATCCCCAGAAGGGCTCTGGGATAGCTAAACCTAACAGAAGCATGATTTCTCCAGAAAGAAACCATCATCATGAAGAGCAGCAGCCAACAGCTTCTCAGGTCCAGCCCTCCAGATGTCGGGGGGGCCCAAAGAAGTGCCGTTTGAATGAAGAGAGAAGTGGTGCCACTAAGAGGCTGGGGAAGAAGGCTTGTAGGTCTCAGTCAGAGAACAGCTTGCAAAGGGCTCCAGAGCGCAAGTACAATACGGTAGAGAGGGATGGTGGAGGAAGTGGGAGTGGTGGAAGGGGAAGCCGGAGTAGTCAATCCAGGAGCAAGAAACAACAGCAAGGAAGTGGTAGCTGTCGGCGCTGGCAGTCCAGTCTTGAGCTCAGCCAAGATGAAGCTGACCAGCTGCCCGTGCCGGCACCTGTGCCAAACCAAAGGGAGCTTTGTCCTAGGCGCACACGCAAATCTCGTTCTACACATACATCATATGTCTCTCCACACCGCAACCACAATCTCCTCCAACACTCCCACCATCATCAACCCATGGAGTACCAGTTAGAGAGGGATCAAGTGCCACTGTGTAAGCCAAGTGAGAACTACCTTCACCAAGATCAGGGTGAGTCTGAGTCAAGCATGAGCGAGGCTGACTCTCCAGACTCCAGCTCTCTATCCAGTGACTCAGATGAAAGTGGTGGTCTGGTTTGGCCCCAACAACTCCCCCCTCAACTTTCCCTCCCATCACCTCCGGCCCCACCTGGAGCCCCTCTGCAGCCCAAAGCTTTTGTCAAGATTAAGGCCTCACATGCCCTTAAGAAGAAGATCTTGCGCTTCCGCACTGGTTCGCTGAAAGTAATGACCACTGTATGAAGTGGAATAATGGCCAAAATAAAGTAATATGAGCTGTCGAGCGTTGGACTATGTAGCATGACTGAACACAaactgtgaaaacaacaaacatttttaattagGTATGATATGAAAATCTATTTCTACATGGAAGTAGACTGACTGAATTGATAGGATGGCTTTAGATCACCCTCAACAAGCAATGAAAGAAATGGCTATCAACATATcagttatttgtttaaaaaattgaTGTAAAATTGTTTATGAAGTGTAATAGTTTGGATGGAAATTTGGATGACTCATGCTTCGTCAAAGGATAGCCTGATCTAATGAAATATCCAAGCACATCCGAATACACACCCAATGAACAATTACATCACTGTTTATTTAGACATTGTCTTGGAAGTCACAGTATTTCATGGTTTTAGCTTTTAGCCATACCCAGATAAATGTTCAATATACAAGCGTTTTTATGAGCTGTTGGTTCTCATGCAAGgccatttttatatttcaatgcaaattttgttatttttggtcttgttttccttcttgtGTGGATTGTATGTATGATCGATCTAATTCAGTTACATCAGACCTTTAACTTTAACCATTTAATAAGTAACTGCCTGATCATAAGCATAACCTCTACACTCCCCTTTAAGTGGGAATGTTATTAGGcagaaaaaataattgatttaaaCAAAGCAGTTCATGATTTGGTTGGGAGGTGGACTAGGCCTTGTGAGAGTCATGAGAGAATAATGTACCGGTGGCGATGTTGAACTGTTGGGTACACCAGAGGATGTTCACCtaaaaaatgtcttaaataaaGTCTCCAGTCAGTAGTTCTGACTGGAGCCTTAACTGAGTTTCTCAGGCAAACTGTTCCAGAGGGTTTGGACCTTGACAGCAAAGCCCCGGTCAGCTTTGGTTTTAAACAAGGAATATCTAACATGACCTTATTAGAAGATCTCAGGCTATGGGCTGGTGAGTACTGATTTATAATTGTAACTTTACACACTGAGGCAAAAAAGGCATCAGCAATTGGTGGGTGGCAGACATTAACATTAGCTTTACACTCTCTAAGGAAGGCAATGGTTCGACCAGTCCATGTTTGCcgtaaaaaagaaacataaaatcACAAGCACCCCATGTAAGTTATGTTCATTTCTGAGTGTTTACTGCCGCTGATGGTTCCAGATGTTGGCTGGGGAGGTTGGTGGTTGTCATCAGCCATCAATAACAGTAACTTGAAAGTGAATCTTGAAAGTGAATCCAGGTCGTTACGAAACTACCCTGTGAAAATGGTCAGAGACAAGTAGTGAAAGTTATCCTCAGCTCTTATTGAATATGACTCTTATATCTACCTTTTTCTCTAATTCTGtcattctttttaaatgaattttgGTATTTAGGGAAGTTGCATTTACACGACAGGTGTTTTTTCCCATGTAGCGAGAAGCCTACTTATTTTACTAGACAGGTGAAAACTGCTGCATCTTTAAAGAGTATGTTTTCATTGCCATGAAGTCAGCCTTAATTTTAAAAGAAGGATCCTTTGTCTCCCACTTTCCCATGCAAGTTTAACTCCTATTTATCCATCATCTTTATCCACTCTCAACAAACATTTACATGTGCACATTGGAAATGTATTATTGAAATGCCACATATTTCTCCACATATTAGTACAGCTATG includes:
- the LOC133018908 gene encoding dapper homolog 3-like codes for the protein MRNDDPSQEDYQQAQKVENYIFGLIQRRVLPMRPSKPRTSLSHDARVVTVVRQSSLCRKDEQDSLKQVSVQQISTLSQCSEGTASQACQNVDQKCHLGTKLNEEASPLYHNHLLQSVPHQPGFYHKPRQASMVHTSSSTLPDYLSCSVQPAKQDSSNSETDSTLIHNYQPAPAVSKTHYPPSPVGQLVNAEYIPAQPCRAYTRAYAQYHSNPQKGSGIAKPNRSMISPERNHHHEEQQPTASQVQPSRCRGGPKKCRLNEERSGATKRLGKKACRSQSENSLQRAPERKYNTVERDGGGSGSGGRGSRSSQSRSKKQQQGSGSCRRWQSSLELSQDEADQLPVPAPVPNQRELCPRRTRKSRSTHTSYVSPHRNHNLLQHSHHHQPMEYQLERDQVPLCKPSENYLHQDQGESESSMSEADSPDSSSLSSDSDESGGLVWPQQLPPQLSLPSPPAPPGAPLQPKAFVKIKASHALKKKILRFRTGSLKVMTTV